Within Amedibacterium intestinale, the genomic segment CTTTCGGAATCAAATTCGACAATTTTATTGCTTCATTGATTTGTAAATCTGTAATTACATTAAACGAATCATAGTATTCTTTGATAGCTTCTTCGACGGTTGTTTCGATTCCCTTGTGCATTGCTGAACCGATAATCAATGGATTCGACGCGTCATCGCTTGGAATGGTCTTCATTTCTGCAATATATCGCAATTCAAATTTGAACGGGCATGAATTGAAACACTCGACCCGACTATGTGACCACTTCATTCGACTTTCTCCAAATCTTTCAACATACAATACCAACCGTGACCATTTTCACATTTTCCACCCGAATCGTGAAGATATGGATTGTATTCGTCAAAATCAACACAAATGTCATTGCCATTAAAACCAATCACCGTTCCGATTCCAAAATCCTTGTGACGAATCGTGTCATATAGTTCAACTTTTGCTTTCGGCGGTTCATCGGGAATCCTTACTTCTTCAAATTCAACGTCAATTGGTTCGACCAATTCAAACATGCTAGGCGACCAAAAGAATGGCGCTTCATTTAATCTATAATTACCTCTTTTGTTAATGCTTTTTATTGTCAAAACTTCTCCTTTGAAACATTCCATTTCTTCCAAAAAACTTATTTCTTCATACCTTTCGCGTACAACCAAATCGTCTTTTAATTTGACTTTATCGCCGATTTTGAATTTCATTCAAACCACCCCGCTTTGTCAAACAACGCTTGATTCAAACGTACATTCTCGTTGTAACCACGTTTCAACAACTCAATAATATTTTTGAATTCCTCAAACTGATTTGGATATAAAACAATCGCAACACCGCCCGATTCCCTTATTTTCTTTACATTCCACAATTGAAGTTCACTTGGTTTTCCTTTTTGGGCTTTTAGTTCGATTCCCAAAAATACACCGTTGCAACAAACCAGTAAATCGGGAACGCCCGACCTTTGGACACCGTTCGACCATGTTTTCAGCACCCAACAATTTTGTTGTTTCAAAAATTCTTTGACACGTTTTTCGAAATTCTTTTCACTTGCCATTAGAAACATTCTTCCTTTATTGTTTTGACCAAATCTTTTGTCGAATGATATGATAAATAAATCAACATAGGAAATAACGAAACAAGTGTTTCACCGCCAAAACCGAATGATTCACGATACTGATTCGCCCATACGATGAACAACGGTGTTGCTAATAACAACAAAATTGTTGACCATTTAACAATTTTCATGTCAAACCACCGTCACTTTCAAATAGGCTTTACGTTTGGTTTCTTTTTCGTAATCTTTTGATAAAACAGAATACAAATCGGGTTCTTTTTCCTTGAATTTCTTCATATCGAAACTTTTTGACACCGTTTCGGGAACAAGCGTGATTTTTAAATATTCATTTTCCATTTTGTCAATGTTTGATTTTGACATATTTTGTTCGATTTTTTCTTTTAGTTCTTTTTCCTGTTTTTCAATTCTCTTTTTTTCTTCGAGAATGAAATATAATTCATCTAGTTCTTTCATTTTCTTTTCTCCTTGAACAATTCGTCCGTGTAATCAACACCACTTTCAACCGCTTTGTATATGTCTTTTTCAATGGTGTTTTTGGTAATCAGTCGGTAATAGAAACACGGTTTTTCCTGTCCGATTCTGTGAATTCGCTTCAATGATTGCATGTAATCTTCACATTTTTCCGTCGGTGAAAAATATATGATTTTGTTTGCTTTCTGCAAGTTCAAACCTTTTGCACCCGCTTGATATTGAACGAACGTGACTGAATTGTCCCATTCTTCATATGCTCTTAAATCTTTTGTTTTTCCGTTAACGATAGAAAATGGACGTTTAAAACTTTCGTCATACATCATATTGACCATTGGTTCTAATTCTTCATTGAAGTTATAGAAAACTATCAATCTATCGTTTGTCGATTCGACCAAATCATAAAACGATTGAAACTTATTGTCGTTATATTGTGAAGCAATCATTCTTTCATATAACCGCTTTGTTAAAGTTGTATCTCCGACAAGTTCTTTGTCACCAATTGTCACGATGGAATCTTTCACGAATCGTTTATACTCTCTAGGGGCTTTGCAATAGATATCTATGACGTTTTGTTGTGGTAAGTCGAAACATTCATCGGTCTTCATGAAAACCGCTCCATAACGCCTTAATTTGGCTTTTAAACGGTCAACGTTTTTGTACGGCTTTTCTTTATCAACGATTTTATGTTTGAATTCGCCAACTTCAATCGTTTTCCAATTCACATATTGTTTGTTATACAAACTTTCTTTGATTTCCCAACCCAACAAATGAATTTGTGACCATAGATTTTCATATTTCCCCGAACATGGCGTCCCGCTCAACAATATGACGTTTTGTGGTTTTAGCTTTAAAATGAATTTAGATTGTTTCGCCTTGCGATTTTGAATCAATGATGATTCATCCAACATCAACGTGAAATTCTCTAATTTGAGAAGTTCTTTACGTCGCCATGCCAATTCGTAATTTATAAATCCTACTATTTTCGCTTGACCTTGACTTGTGACGTCGATGAAAT encodes:
- a CDS encoding VRR-NUC domain-containing protein, which codes for MASEKNFEKRVKEFLKQQNCWVLKTWSNGVQRSGVPDLLVCCNGVFLGIELKAQKGKPSELQLWNVKKIRESGGVAIVLYPNQFEEFKNIIELLKRGYNENVRLNQALFDKAGWFE
- a CDS encoding SNF2-related protein, encoding MKLFPHQKQALQATSGQNRVAYYLDMGLGKTFVGSEKMHELDADVNLVICQKSKIDDWFEHFETYYSNQGYIFNNLTNKKEFEYFIDVTSQGQAKIVGFINYELAWRRKELLKLENFTLMLDESSLIQNRKAKQSKFILKLKPQNVILLSGTPCSGKYENLWSQIHLLGWEIKESLYNKQYVNWKTIEVGEFKHKIVDKEKPYKNVDRLKAKLRRYGAVFMKTDECFDLPQQNVIDIYCKAPREYKRFVKDSIVTIGDKELVGDTTLTKRLYERMIASQYNDNKFQSFYDLVESTNDRLIVFYNFNEELEPMVNMMYDESFKRPFSIVNGKTKDLRAYEEWDNSVTFVQYQAGAKGLNLQKANKIIYFSPTEKCEDYMQSLKRIHRIGQEKPCFYYRLITKNTIEKDIYKAVESGVDYTDELFKEKRK